From Halanaeroarchaeum sulfurireducens, a single genomic window includes:
- a CDS encoding sensor histidine kinase, whose amino-acid sequence MFRGIRRSYADALWASMDVIGVDGSIEHKIATAVGIQFLVSVAQAIVPLVTSGEFRFALSGLLFVGAAVAFVNTIFVTRADIVEPITELEAASRDIASGTIDVDVPIADQPDEIGSLVDSFQAMQSHLHVVATQAEALSDQHFDAPAMKSEVPGRFGRLLNEMTENLQSYIEQIEADRDRFRLLAHLVSHDIPNVVNVIDGRIGLAREATDDPEVRTHLDVAADQTDQITDIATMVRNLTATESVEPLDLRAIVEDEVDRVRDAYESVDISLESPESPVLVVGNELLTSVFANLLTNAIEHCEEDPARVTVSIESSGSTASVVVADDGPGLGADTAEDLFADAEPHSGLGLVKTVTERFDGSIDVDSSDEGTTMTVHLPCLDDEG is encoded by the coding sequence ATGTTTCGTGGCATTCGTCGGAGCTATGCTGACGCGCTGTGGGCCAGCATGGACGTCATTGGGGTGGATGGCTCCATCGAACACAAGATCGCGACGGCAGTGGGCATCCAGTTCCTGGTCTCCGTCGCTCAGGCAATCGTTCCCCTCGTGACCAGTGGCGAGTTTCGCTTTGCCCTCTCCGGATTACTCTTCGTTGGGGCGGCGGTGGCCTTCGTCAACACCATCTTCGTGACCCGTGCGGACATCGTCGAACCGATCACGGAACTCGAAGCGGCGAGCCGGGACATCGCCTCGGGGACAATCGACGTCGACGTCCCGATCGCCGATCAGCCCGACGAGATCGGGTCGCTCGTCGATTCGTTCCAGGCGATGCAATCGCATCTCCACGTGGTCGCGACCCAGGCGGAGGCGCTCTCCGACCAGCACTTCGACGCTCCGGCCATGAAATCGGAGGTCCCCGGCCGGTTCGGCCGACTGCTGAACGAGATGACCGAAAATCTCCAGTCGTACATCGAGCAGATCGAAGCCGACAGAGACCGGTTCAGACTGCTCGCCCACCTGGTCAGCCACGACATTCCGAACGTCGTGAACGTCATCGACGGTCGAATCGGCCTGGCCCGCGAGGCGACCGACGATCCCGAGGTGCGCACCCATCTCGACGTCGCCGCCGACCAGACCGACCAGATCACGGACATCGCTACGATGGTCCGCAACCTCACCGCCACGGAAAGCGTCGAACCGCTGGATCTGCGAGCCATCGTCGAAGACGAAGTCGATCGGGTTCGCGATGCCTACGAATCGGTCGACATCTCGCTCGAATCGCCCGAGTCCCCCGTTTTGGTGGTCGGAAACGAACTGCTCACCTCCGTCTTCGCCAATCTCCTCACCAACGCCATCGAACACTGCGAGGAGGACCCGGCACGGGTGACGGTGTCGATCGAATCGAGCGGGTCGACGGCCAGCGTCGTCGTGGCCGACGACGGGCCCGGACTCGGCGCCGACACTGCCGAGGATCTGTTCGCAGATGCAGAACCACATTCGGGACTCGGACTGGTGAAAACGGTAACCGAACGATTCGACGGGTCGATCGACGTCGACTCGAGCGACGAGGGGACCACGATGACGGTTCACCTTCCCTGCCTCGACGACGAGGGGTAA
- a CDS encoding DUF2391 family protein, whose protein sequence is MSDPGDEPSLVDLIDDLERIEDTLEDETARSSVEEAIATARRIDTPPVFGRVIRGFDRADLTEATVGSLLLGIPMFVEGGTNEAGAFIATRPLAMIVTIALVIGLTVGIIYVADIQDVRVHEPILGFVPRRLVGVLGASLITATLMMTVWGRVDWAEPWLAVSQIVVAMVPMSIGGALGDILPGS, encoded by the coding sequence GTGAGCGATCCCGGCGACGAGCCGAGTCTCGTCGATCTCATCGACGACCTCGAGCGTATCGAGGACACACTCGAGGACGAAACGGCACGGAGCAGCGTCGAGGAGGCCATCGCGACCGCCCGTCGCATCGATACGCCGCCGGTCTTCGGTCGGGTGATCCGCGGGTTCGATCGCGCCGACCTCACCGAGGCGACCGTCGGTTCGCTACTCCTCGGGATCCCGATGTTCGTCGAGGGCGGGACCAACGAGGCGGGAGCGTTCATCGCGACCCGCCCGCTGGCGATGATCGTGACCATCGCGCTCGTCATCGGACTGACGGTTGGCATCATTTACGTGGCCGACATCCAGGACGTCCGGGTCCACGAACCGATCCTCGGTTTCGTCCCGCGACGGCTGGTCGGCGTCCTCGGGGCGTCGTTGATCACCGCGACGCTGATGATGACCGTCTGGGGGCGCGTCGACTGGGCGGAGCCATGGCTCGCGGTGAGCCAGATCGTCGTCGCCATGGTTCCCATGTCGATCGGGGGTGCCCTCGGGGACATCCTGCCCGGGAGCTAG
- a CDS encoding DUF7115 domain-containing protein encodes MDVPTLVSEALGNEEVAAHVPLKGEDALFVTPTRTIRYSAEGLLSDESVSEFSHGAERVAISKGRRKATIELDYGTDGTEEFTVPASELDGALHPVLAGVLSANDVTGPGETVVRTFRFSELTIVVTSDRLIKHIGSAVWDREYEEIPYDSVRGIEIEEGNVSSQFVLRTEGRTQRIKAPNESFRTVRETIEEAILAYYDVASMTDLETALAEKTETESTAEAGPVSFESEVDPVGGTDEREGTSQTESTAADSATNTSPANELEQNGFTAAAETVEPDIDPAELHAALDDLEASIEAQRQTLERQQQWIDDFRELIPDR; translated from the coding sequence ATGGACGTTCCCACGCTCGTCTCGGAGGCCCTCGGGAACGAGGAGGTCGCGGCTCACGTACCACTCAAGGGCGAGGACGCGCTCTTCGTCACTCCAACCCGGACCATCCGTTACTCCGCAGAGGGGCTTCTCAGCGACGAATCGGTCTCGGAGTTTTCCCATGGCGCCGAACGCGTCGCCATCTCAAAAGGGAGACGAAAGGCGACGATCGAACTCGACTACGGCACCGACGGTACCGAGGAGTTCACCGTGCCGGCCAGCGAGCTCGACGGCGCACTCCACCCCGTTCTTGCCGGCGTCCTGAGCGCGAACGACGTCACGGGCCCGGGCGAGACGGTCGTCCGAACCTTCCGGTTCAGCGAACTCACCATCGTCGTTACGAGCGACCGATTGATCAAGCACATCGGCAGCGCGGTCTGGGACCGCGAATACGAGGAGATACCTTACGACAGCGTCAGAGGGATCGAGATAGAGGAGGGGAACGTCTCCTCCCAGTTCGTCCTGCGCACGGAGGGGCGCACACAGCGTATCAAGGCGCCGAACGAGTCGTTCCGCACGGTGCGTGAAACCATCGAGGAGGCGATCCTCGCCTACTACGACGTTGCCTCGATGACCGACCTCGAGACGGCACTCGCCGAAAAAACGGAGACCGAGTCGACGGCCGAAGCAGGCCCGGTCTCATTCGAAAGCGAGGTCGATCCCGTCGGCGGGACCGACGAACGGGAAGGGACCTCCCAGACCGAATCGACGGCCGCCGATTCGGCGACAAACACCTCCCCTGCAAACGAACTCGAGCAAAACGGGTTCACCGCCGCGGCGGAGACGGTCGAACCGGACATCGATCCGGCCGAACTCCACGCGGCACTGGACGACCTCGAGGCGTCGATCGAGGCACAGCGCCAGACGCTCGAACGGCAACAGCAATGGATCGACGATTTCCGGGAGCTCATTCCCGACCGGTGA
- a CDS encoding universal stress protein produces MYDDILVPTDGGDDVDRVVDHALDIAKRRDARIHALYVVDTRSFITLDEGTVDDVVGELTEKGEAATDAVTQRATDAGLQTVSEVRRGNPAEVILDYLFETDVDLVVMGHHDEHDQRAMLGSVAKRIVSKSSVPVLTVQVTD; encoded by the coding sequence ATGTACGACGACATCCTGGTGCCGACGGACGGCGGGGACGACGTCGACCGCGTCGTCGACCACGCCCTGGACATCGCGAAACGACGCGACGCGCGAATCCACGCGCTCTACGTCGTCGACACCCGATCGTTCATCACGCTCGACGAGGGAACGGTGGACGACGTCGTCGGCGAATTGACCGAGAAGGGCGAAGCGGCCACCGATGCCGTGACGCAGCGGGCGACCGACGCGGGTCTCCAGACCGTCTCCGAGGTTCGCAGGGGCAATCCCGCGGAGGTCATTCTGGACTACCTCTTCGAGACCGACGTCGACCTCGTGGTAATGGGACACCACGACGAACACGATCAACGGGCGATGCTCGGAAGCGTTGCCAAGCGGATCGTCTCGAAGTCGAGCGTGCCGGTGTTGACCGTCCAGGTAACCGACTGA
- a CDS encoding DMT family transporter has protein sequence MSTYRNLGLFVALAAVWGTAFVAIKAGLDPFAPAPVLFAAVRYDIAGVVMLVYAAVAVDRWIPRGRREWALVGVGGTLMIAGYHAFLFVGEQHTTSAAASIVVSLSPVLTTGFARALLPGQRLTSTGVAGLFLGLAGVIILSNPRPGSLADPASSGVLLVFLAALSFALGTVLTKVIDAPLPIETMEAWSMVLGAAVMHLASVAIGENASAVTVTPTAVIALAYLSLVASAVGFLIYFDLLARLGPIEINLVSYVAPVFAAVTGWAFLGETITATSVAGLLTIFLGFWLLKRERLGRELTRLRGSLRN, from the coding sequence GTGTCCACGTATCGAAACCTCGGGCTGTTCGTTGCGCTCGCGGCAGTGTGGGGGACGGCCTTCGTCGCGATAAAGGCGGGTCTCGACCCGTTTGCGCCGGCGCCGGTGCTGTTCGCAGCCGTGCGCTACGACATTGCGGGCGTCGTCATGCTGGTCTACGCCGCCGTCGCCGTCGATCGCTGGATCCCCCGCGGGCGCAGGGAGTGGGCACTCGTAGGTGTCGGCGGAACGCTCATGATCGCCGGCTATCACGCCTTCCTCTTCGTCGGCGAACAGCACACCACGAGTGCGGCTGCCTCGATCGTCGTGAGTCTGAGTCCGGTCCTCACGACCGGATTCGCGAGGGCGCTCCTCCCGGGTCAGCGATTGACGTCGACGGGGGTCGCGGGGCTGTTCCTGGGGCTCGCAGGGGTCATCATCCTCTCGAACCCACGCCCCGGTTCCCTCGCAGATCCAGCGTCGTCAGGCGTACTGCTGGTCTTTCTCGCGGCCCTGTCGTTCGCGCTCGGGACCGTCCTCACGAAAGTGATCGACGCTCCGCTACCGATCGAAACGATGGAAGCCTGGTCGATGGTGCTCGGGGCAGCGGTGATGCACCTGGCGAGTGTGGCGATCGGCGAGAACGCGAGTGCCGTGACCGTGACGCCGACGGCGGTCATCGCGCTGGCGTACCTCTCCCTCGTTGCCTCGGCGGTCGGCTTTCTGATCTATTTCGACCTGCTTGCGCGCCTTGGCCCCATCGAGATCAATCTCGTCTCCTACGTCGCCCCAGTGTTCGCCGCGGTCACCGGCTGGGCGTTCCTCGGGGAAACCATCACGGCGACGTCCGTCGCAGGACTGCTCACCATCTTCCTCGGGTTCTGGCTCCTCAAACGGGAACGACTCGGCCGGGAACTCACACGACTCCGCGGCTCGCTGCGCAATTGA
- a CDS encoding CBS domain-containing protein, with translation MDARDMMTRDVETVQSDEEVSDVLTKLSRRDFTGFPVVDDEGKLVGVVTQRDLVDIFQPSERTLWIPVGFPPFLEPVEYAVDISWNDLDVNLDLLRNASKPIREVMTEDVVTVDPEDSLDTVLELLGDPDLDINRVPVVTDGYVEGIITRQDVLRTLSEERADQ, from the coding sequence ATGGATGCACGTGATATGATGACCCGAGACGTCGAGACCGTTCAATCGGACGAAGAGGTGAGCGACGTCCTCACCAAGCTGTCCCGCCGTGACTTCACCGGCTTTCCGGTCGTCGATGACGAGGGGAAACTGGTCGGCGTCGTCACGCAGCGGGACCTCGTCGACATCTTCCAGCCAAGCGAGCGCACACTGTGGATCCCCGTCGGGTTCCCACCGTTTCTCGAACCCGTCGAGTACGCCGTCGACATCTCCTGGAACGACCTCGACGTGAACCTGGACCTGCTGCGGAACGCGAGCAAGCCGATTCGGGAGGTCATGACAGAAGACGTCGTGACCGTCGACCCGGAGGATTCACTCGATACGGTCCTCGAGTTGCTCGGAGATCCGGACCTGGACATCAACCGCGTCCCCGTGGTGACGGACGGATACGTCGAGGGAATCATCACCCGGCAGGACGTTCTCCGGACACTTTCCGAGGAACGAGCGGATCAGTGA
- a CDS encoding NAD-binding protein yields MERRTGILGGRAAVLLTTSVAVLSIATGLANIGTGVAFDPFAPVIPPALRQAAAFTGTVTGFMLLIGAIGLRRQVHVAWYAVLLLFPVTALQGLVQASPLSVPLVVLSLFAIPTVFLNRHHFDQSLVLSPVQSAATIAVVGTQLYGAIGSFALQDHFVGIETITDAIYFTVVTSSTVGYGDVTARTGTGRWFAMTVVVLGTASFAAALGSLLGPAIERRLARTLGRMSDQRYDLLEDHVIVLGYGDLTEPILEELGDRPLVVVTPNDEQATALRERGYDVFTGDPTEDEILGRVGIETAEAVVAATNNDADDAFAIMTARQLNAGVRIVAAATDRDNVKKLKRSGADTVISPQVIGAHLLARSALGTAGIEAIAEKIVGADHPNDVPDEG; encoded by the coding sequence ATGGAGCGGCGTACCGGCATCCTGGGCGGGCGGGCCGCGGTCCTCCTCACCACGAGTGTCGCCGTGCTCTCGATCGCCACCGGACTGGCGAACATCGGAACGGGCGTCGCATTCGACCCATTTGCCCCAGTGATACCACCGGCGCTGCGACAGGCGGCCGCCTTCACCGGCACCGTGACCGGATTCATGTTGCTCATCGGGGCAATCGGCCTCCGCCGCCAGGTTCACGTCGCGTGGTACGCCGTCCTCCTCCTGTTCCCGGTGACCGCCCTCCAGGGGCTCGTCCAGGCGAGTCCGCTCTCGGTCCCACTGGTCGTGCTCTCCCTGTTTGCCATTCCGACGGTATTTCTCAATCGGCACCACTTCGACCAGTCGCTCGTGCTCTCCCCGGTCCAGTCGGCCGCGACCATCGCCGTCGTGGGAACACAGCTCTACGGGGCCATCGGCTCGTTCGCCCTCCAGGATCACTTCGTGGGAATCGAAACGATCACCGACGCCATCTATTTCACAGTCGTCACCTCGAGTACTGTCGGCTACGGCGATGTCACCGCACGGACCGGAACGGGCCGGTGGTTCGCGATGACGGTCGTCGTCCTCGGGACCGCGAGTTTCGCGGCGGCACTGGGGTCACTGCTCGGACCGGCCATCGAACGGCGCCTCGCACGAACACTCGGACGCATGAGCGACCAACGATACGATTTGCTCGAGGACCACGTCATCGTCCTCGGCTACGGCGACCTGACCGAACCGATCCTCGAAGAACTCGGCGACCGGCCCCTGGTCGTCGTCACGCCGAACGACGAGCAAGCGACCGCATTGCGCGAACGGGGGTACGACGTCTTCACGGGCGACCCAACCGAAGACGAGATACTCGGCAGGGTCGGAATCGAGACGGCGGAGGCCGTCGTCGCCGCCACGAACAACGACGCCGACGACGCCTTCGCCATTATGACTGCGCGCCAGTTAAACGCAGGAGTCCGCATCGTCGCCGCGGCGACCGACCGCGACAACGTGAAGAAGCTGAAACGGTCCGGAGCGGACACCGTCATCAGCCCCCAGGTCATCGGCGCGCACCTTCTCGCTCGATCCGCGCTCGGGACGGCCGGTATCGAGGCCATCGCCGAAAAGATCGTCGGCGCGGACCACCCGAACGACGTCCCGGACGAGGGGTAA
- a CDS encoding DUF5830 family protein yields MSDPDPDPVELGVELLAKLEDPELSVAAAIDRLESVTTHPRTTRKILETAAERDLIERDGSTIRPRGGGYVHFESEVVEKAGDFRCRRCGASLSTGYFIDLDAGELGPYGSSCIRKVTGRE; encoded by the coding sequence GTGTCGGATCCCGACCCCGATCCCGTCGAACTCGGCGTCGAGCTCCTCGCGAAACTCGAGGACCCGGAGCTGTCGGTCGCGGCGGCGATCGATCGTCTCGAGTCGGTGACCACCCACCCGCGAACCACGCGCAAGATCCTCGAGACTGCGGCCGAGCGGGACCTCATCGAACGCGACGGCTCGACGATTCGGCCCCGGGGCGGCGGCTACGTCCACTTCGAGAGCGAGGTCGTGGAGAAAGCGGGGGATTTCAGGTGCCGGCGGTGTGGTGCCAGCCTCTCGACGGGGTACTTCATCGACCTCGACGCGGGCGAACTCGGGCCGTACGGTTCGTCGTGTATCCGGAAAGTCACCGGTCGGGAATGA